Genomic DNA from Hordeum vulgare subsp. vulgare chromosome 2H, MorexV3_pseudomolecules_assembly, whole genome shotgun sequence:
ttcaaatttttttacATGACCTTTATATGCTCAAATTACCACTCTACACAAGATTTGAGCATCACTACATCATCCGTGTGAGTCCAACATCAAATCTTAGTTTCTGGTCAgatttttagtttgtgaagcaactatatttgatAATGTTTGATTATTTATAAATATTTACCAGGTCATGATCCTTCCCATATCTCTCACCTCCACCAAATTTGTGATCATTTCATTGAGCCAATCTTTCTGTACAATATTTCTTAATTTTTGTCCACGGAGATACATTGTGAAGGAAATACCATTTTAGTGTATCTAATtggtatgaaatttatacagTGCGTCCATATGCCCAAATAGCTCATCTTCTCCAAGTTTCAGCTCAACCCAATCAAGCATGTGAGTGCTACTTCATATTTTACATTTTCGTGCAGTAGGGTACATTGTACAACAAGTGCTATCTAGGTTCATCCTATTGAGCTGAAAATTTGCATAGATAATCATCTTAGTGATGGATCACCTTCTACAAAATATCAGCATCTTTCTTCAGATCAATCTTCTTTAGGAAGCAACAAACATCTTGCTATTCTATTGTCTTCTAGCAAGCTCTGGTCACATTTTTGAGTTCGTGTGCTTGTTCATTTGCACTTTGGCACTCACTGATGAATGCCCAATCGTCCAGACAAGGTCTGGCTGATCAGATCGCATGTCATTGTCGTGTTCATGCGGTGACCATGCAGATGGCATGTGAATGCCCGCGCTCTTGCAGTCGGGGCCCACGATTTCTTCTGTTCCCTCGCGCCCTCGACACCTAGCCATGTCTAGGAGCTACATCTTGGCCTTGCTTTCGCCCtggacccctctccccctctcaggTCACCTCCTATGCAGTGCTCTGACCGCGTCCGTGACCTGGCCGCCCTGCCCCCTCCATGGATTGTTGCCCCAAGGTTGCCTAGAGCCTTTTCGAGCTCTCCCCTGCACCATAAATAGCTACCCGAGCTCCTCCTCTCCTCACCGGCCTCCCAAACCAGCCTCATCGGCACAAATGACTCCAGCCGTCCGAAATTTCTTGCCACATAAATGGATAATATATCTAAAACAAAAATATATCTAGATACATCCGTTCGTATGACAAGTATTTTTGGACGGATGCTTTATATAAAGCGGAAAAAACCCTATTTTGAGAGAACCTCTCCTAGCTACCCACACTTATAGACCGGTGGTGAAACCTCTCCTAGCCCTAACAGagaatggagaagcgatggtgtgcGGGGTTGATGAGGAGCCCTAGGGTATGATTGATGAAACAGGAAAGAACGAGTGCAATGATGAGATTGTGGAGagagacacaaagaaaaagaggcCAACTCCAACTTCGTCTGAATCTTCGGCAGCGGCTGCTAGTCAGCCCTGCCAGGGCCAATGAGCTGCCTCAGCTAGAAATGTCGGgggcttgggaaccccggggGCAGTTCGTGAGCTTcgcggcattgtgaagcaggaagTGCTTGGGCTCTGTTTTGTGATGGAGACGAAGATAGCCACAATTAGAGTTGAACGTCTGCATAATCAGCTTGGTTTTGCAGGATGTTTTGCAGTTAGCAGTGTGGGTCTCAGTGGCGGTCTAGGCTTGTTCTGGACAGCTGATTTTGAGGTAGATCTGATGAGTTATAGTGCCGGCCATATCGATGTATGGGTGCGGCGAAATTCCAACAACAAAAAATGGCGTATGACGGGGTTTCTACGGTGCTCCTCGAGCTGAAGACAGACACTTAAGCTAGAGTTTACTATGCACCCTATTTGCAATTCAGCATGAGGGCTGGATGTGCATTGGTGACTTTAATGAAACCTTGCAAGGATCTGAGCACTTCTCACGGTCGGCTCGTCCTGAGAGACAGATGCTCAAGTTCAGGGAGGTGATGGATGATTGTTTTCTCCAAGACCTAGGATGGATAAGGGCAGATTACACATGGGATAATGCCCAAGCAGGGGCTTCTAATGTTAAAGCACGTCTTGATCGTGCGTTTGGCAATACGGCCTTGATTGATTTGTTTGCGTCTATCATAGTAAGGCATGTGCCGGCCGTTGAGTCTGGCCATTGCTTTGTGATGGTGAGCGTAAAGGAGGAAGCTGATTTGAGATCGAGGGGTTCCCGCCCTTTCCGTTATGAAGATGCTTGGCAGACTCATGCGGACTATGATCAACTAGTTATCAACAGTTGGAGGTGTGGTGAAGGTGGGCAGAGACTACTTAATGTCTCTCAAGCCTTGCACAAGCTccaaacagatctatctacttggGGGCCAAGGAATTCGGATGCCTTTCGAGGAAGATCAGGCAATTGCGTGAGCGAATCAATCGGTTGCGTTCACGCTCAGCGGGGAGAGGCCCGTCGGTGGAGGAGAAGGCGCTCGCAGCCCAGCTTAAATTAGCTCTTAAACAGGAGGAAATCTGGATGCGCCAACGCTCTCGAGTGCTATGGCTCCGGGAAGGGGATAGGAATACTGGCTATTTCCAAGCCCAAGCTTCCCAACGTAAACGAACTAATAAGATTGAGCATTTAGTGCGAGAAGATGGCTCACGATGTGCACAACCGGATGAGATCCAACATGAGATATTGTCTTTCTATTAGGAGTTGTATACTTCACGAGGGGTCAACCCAATGGACACTCTGTTGGAGACGGTCCGTGCACGAGTATCAGGTGAAATGAATAGGGAGATGATGAAAGCCTACTCGGAGGAGGAGATCAAGCATGCCCTCTTTCAGATGGCACCATCAAAAGCCCCAGGAGTTGATGGTTTTACGGTGTTTTTTTTTCAGAGGCATTGGCAGCTTTTGAAACAAGATATAATGCATGCGCTGTTGGAGTTTCTGAATGGGGGAGAACTACTGGCAGGTATGAATGATACTTCCATCACTTTGATTCCCAAGGTTCCTTTCCCTCAAAGGATCACACATTTCCGCCCTATCTCTTTGTGTCCGGTTCTGTACAAAACTGCAGCAAAGGCTATAGCTAATCGGCTACGTGCCTGTCTGGATGAGGTGATAGGGGAGGAGCAAAGTGCGTTTGTTCCCGGTCGTCTGATTACTGACAatgttttgattgcatatgagagTGTGCATTCTATGAGGCGACGCAAGATTGGGAAGAATTTGGTGTGCGCTGTTAAGTTAGACATGATGAAGGCGTACGATCGCGTGGAGTGGCACTATCTGGAGGCCATCATGCTACGGCTGGGGTTCCACCAGGGTTTTGTCAGGCTTGTTCTCAAGTGTGTGACTTCGGTTTGGTTCTCAGTTAGGGTAAATGGGGAATTGCTCCCGTTTTTAACACAACTTGTGGCTTACGTCAGGGTGATCCTATCTCGCCGTACCTCTTCCTTATTTGTGCAGAAGGTTTCACTTCTTTGCTGAATCACTACGGAGGCCCGAATGTGGATCGAGGGATCCGTGTGAGCTACCGATCGCCCTGGATCAATCACCTTTTGTTTGCCGACGACACTTTGATATTTATGCAGGCATCGGAATCGAGTGGgaatcgtttggatgatattctgaGGATCTATGGGGAGTGTTGTGGACAAGTTGTGAACAAGGAGAAAAGCTCGATATTTTTTAGCCCCAACACTCCTGCACCGGTTCGTCAACAAGTTAAATTATCCCTGCTCATTGGGGTCGAGGCTTTCAGTGAGAGGTATCTGGGCCTCCCGACAACAGTTGGCCGTATTACAAGTGGAACTTTCGATCATACCAGAGAAAGGATATGGGCAAAACTGCAAGGGGGCGCGGAACGCATGCTGTCCTGTGCGGGGCGGGAGATTAGGTTGAAAACAGCGGCACATGCTATTCACACCTTCAGCATGTCGTGCTTTAAATTAACCAGGAAAGTTTGCAAGTCTCTGGTATCGATTATGGGAAAGTACTGGTGGAGCTCATCGGTTGATCGACGGTCATTGCACTGGCTGTCCTGGGATGCGGTCTCCGAACCGAAGAAACGAGGTGGAATCGGTTTTCGAGACTTGGAACTGTTCAATATTGCCCTACTTGGGAAACATGGGTGGCGGCTAACTACTAATCCGAGCTCGCTTTGTGCTCGTGTGTTGAAGGGGAAGTATTTCCGAGATGGACATTTCATGCAGGCAACGGCGCCGAGAAGCTCCTCAACTACATGGCGAGCGATTATTGCCGGCAAAGAAGCTCTGCAAATTGGTCTGATCAAGCGTGTTGGGACTGGTTCGTCCATCTCTATTTGGGAAGACAAATGGGTGCCTACTCTTGCTTCGATGACCCCCTCGCGTGTTGGGAACTCTCAATTGCAATGGGTTTCGGAGCTGATCGATTCTTACTCAGGTTTATGGAACATCGACTTAGTTCGACAGATATTCTCCCCTGCCGAAGCCGAAGCTATCTTGAATATTCCATTGAGAGCGGCTGGAGGGGAAGATGTGGTGGCATGGGCTCCCGAGAAGTCTGGAATCTACACTGTTAAAACAGCGTACCGCTCTATGATGAATCAAAAAGAGCAACGAGCTCTAGATGGAGGGACGGCTACAGAAACCCCAGTGACAGAACAACAGATGTGGTCGAGACTGTGGAAGCTCAAAGTACTGCCAAAGGTTCGGGTGTTCTGGTGGCGGGTTATGAGAGGCATTTTGCGAGTCGATTCTGTCCTCAAACACAGACACATTTCTGATAAAAGTGTCTGCAAATTGTGCTTGGATCCTGATGAAACACTTATGCATGCACTCCTCAACTGCGCACATGCGATGAAATTTTGGGATGTGGCACCGGAGTGGCTTGCTATACAGCGACCTGATGTGTAGCCCCAGTCATGGAAAGCCGACATTTTATATGATCAGCGGTTCTTGGAGGTTGATAGGGCAAAGATGGTATCGATTATGTGGGCGATCTGGACTTCACATAATAATCTCACTCATGATCGGGGTCCTCTTAGTCCGGTTCAGTCGATGATCATGACAAGGGATGCTCTGGCCTTGTTAGACATACCACGGGATCATGCCCGGATTCTTCCCGGACACGGGTGGCGACCACTGGAGCAGGATTGTGTCAAGATCAACACGGATGGGAGTGTTGCTAGACAATTTTGcagaggagggggaggtgggGTAGCTCGATCCCACAACACTTTTCTTGCAGCCTGGTGTAAACCGTTTGATGGTGTGACCGATCCTTTGGTAGACGAGGCGATGGCCCTGAGAGAGGGAGTTCTTTTTGCTCGGTTGAGGGGTTTCTCGAAGGTCATAATGGAGACAGATAGCCTGAAGCTAGTTCAGCTATGGAACTTGCGTCACAACTCTCGTTCAGTAGTGGCGCCTATCTTAGATGAGATGGGGGAGCTTGTAGATGTTTTTACTTCATTCTGCGTTTAACATTGTAATAGGAAGGCCAATAATCCTACCCATCAGTGTGCTaaacaagcaagcacacgagaggTGACAGAATGTTGGCTTGATTCCAAACCTAGCTTTCTTGTAACTTCTCATTTGGCAGATTTTGCCGGGGTTTTTGTTGAATAAAATCCCATATCTCTAtttttaaaaaaaagagagagaacgaAATACATACACGCCTGTGTGCCGATCCGAAAAAACAGTGAATGAAATCACTCCCTCCCGAGTTTTCAGTTTTCACACCTTTCTCATCTGCTTCCCCGCCGAAACCAAAAACAGCGAGAAAGAAACCCTCGTTCCCCACCCAACTCTGATTGCCCTCCTCTCCCGGCGGTTTCTTCGCCCAAAAATCAAACCCAGCGGGAGGGAAAACCAAGAAAGGGCGTGCGAAAATGGCGGACGCGAACTCGTACGAGGAGCAGCGCAGGAGGCAGGTGGAGGAGAACAAGCGGAAGCTGGAGGAGCTGCGCCTGCACCACCTCTCCGCCGCCGTCCGCGAGGCCGCCGCCAAGCCCAAGCTGGTCCGTCAGATCCCCCCACCCCCCCTTCTCCACTCTCCGTCTGCTCCTCTCTGTCTTCCTTAGCCTGGTTTGGTTGGGTGCAGCAGAAGAGGAAGGCGTCGAAGCCACGGGACGCCGCCGATGACGCCCCGCCCCGGCGCTCCGGCCGTATCGCCACCCTCCCCGAGCAGCCCGACTATCGCGACAATGTACGTGCTCCGCAACCAAGGTGTCCCATACCCGATTACAAAAGTAAGATCTAATCATGCTCCCGCCGTTTCTTTTTAACCCTAAGTCAGACTAACTTCTGAACTTTGACTAAGTTTATATGAAAAAAACTGTAATTCTAGCAGTCACAACACCATTAGATCATCCTGAAATACAGTTTCATACTATTATATTTGTTTATTATTGTAGATGTCGATATTTCTTAATATAAATCTGGTCAAACTTTGTAAAATTTGGCATAAGACAAAACTAGTATTCAAACTTGGGAAGTAaaaagaaacgaagggagtacattgTAAGTGAGGAAGACTGGGAGTAAATTGGTAAATTCACTAAATTTCTACTTGAGGCACTGCACTTCAGAGTGGTGGTTCTCCCAAGGATCCCATTTTATTCTCCTAACGAATATAAGAATAACTCTCAGGTAAAGCTCGGCACCGGGAAACCACGGCAGCAAAAAGAAGTAAAGCCTGATCATGCGTATGCCATCGCCAAGGCCGAAGAGCTACGGGATGAGCTTGGCTCCGACTACCCCACCTTTGTCAAAACCATGCCCCAATCTCTTACCTCGCTGGTAAAGCAGAAACTACCACTTATCTACTGTTCCGATCCCCTATGATAGAGGAATTATTAATAGATATTGATGGTGGGGTATCTGGCAGTATATTCCGGCACAGTTCAGCATGGAGCATCTCCCGGACCGTGGCATGAAATTGGTTTTggtggatgaggaggaggaggagtttaaGGTGCAATATCGTCCACACAGTAGCAGTCTTGTCACCGGGTGGAGCGAGTTTGTCATGGACAATGAGCTGGTGGAAGGTGATTGCTTGGTGTTCCAGCTGATCAGGAGGGCATTGTTCAAGGTGAGGTTCTTAGTTGGTTTCCTATGGTATTGAATTTCTGCGGTTGTTTGAGTTGCCGCATCATGATTCTTAAGAAGTTGTGAAATCTGATTGGGGGGCTATGCTATCCTCTTttttcttgagcatgcatataaaTGTGTGTCGTTTTgtataagaagaagaaacaaaaaggCACAAGTTCTTTTTGTGAGAAAAACACAAAACTTGTGTGTTGATATATTGAGAAGatagaaaaaaaattacaaaccCAAAGATAGGGTCAGATACAGCACAGCATGCTAAGCAACACAACATGCAAATAAGTGCCAGCCAAAATATCATCATCTTCGTCACGAATCGTAACCCAGCGCGAAGGTAAATGCAACACTATTGATCCAAAGCGCTGCCGACGAGATCCAGAGGAGACATCCTCGAACACCGCCGCCCACTTCCGATGTGCTGAGGTCCCGTCGAGATGCGCCTTGGCATCACAACAGGTAGATCGGATCAGGCCGTCGGAATGGCTGGCGATCCTAGCCCTCCCGATCGCCACCCCGATCTCTCCTCCGCAGTCAGCAACGTCGAGATCCTGGGACTCCTGAACTCCCGGAAGCCAGGCCCCCACTGGAGACGGGGTGGCCGCCGGCGAGCAGGCGCCCTTCTCACCCGCTGGTATTTGGTTATTGCCCTCGCCATCGCCGGAGGCGCCGCCTCCGCCCCTGGCCCCGCCGCGGTCCGGGTCGCGGCACGGGCTCATAGGAGTCTTTGTGGAGTCCTGACTGTCGTTCTTTTATCCAACATCCCTTTTCCAACCTGGATTGCTGTTGTTGACATACACCTTCTGTTTCCTGGTATATACATATGTGgccataaatatttttgtatttatcCTCTTttttcttgagcatgcatataaaTGTGCGTCATTTTgtataagaagaagaaacaaaaaggCACAAGTTCTTTTTGTGAGAAAAACACAAAACTTGTGTGTTGATATATTGAGAAGatagaaaaaaaattacaaaccCAAAGATAGGGTCAGATACAGCACAGCATGCTAAGCAACACAACATGCAAATAAGTGCCAGCCAAAATATCATCATCTTCGTCACGAATCGTAACCCAGCGCGAAGGTAAATGCAACACTATTGATCCAAAGCGCTGCCGACGAGATCCAGAGGAGACATCCTCGAACACCGCCGCCCACTTCCGATGTGCTGAGGTCCCGTCGAGATGCGCCTTGGCATCACAACAGGTAGATCGGATCAGGCCGTCGGAATGGCTGGCGATCCTAGCCCTCCCGATCGCCACCCCGATCTCTCCTCCGCAGTCAGCAACGTCGAGATCCTGGGACTCCTGAACTCCCGGAAGCCAGGCCCCCACTGGAGACGGGGTGGCCGCCGGCGAGCAGGCGCCCTTCTCGCCCGCTGGTATTTGGTTATTGCCCTCGCCATCGCCGGAGGCGCCGCCTCCGCCCCTGGCCCCGCCGCGGTCCGGGTCGCGGCACGGGCTCATAGGAGTCTTTGTGGAGTCCTGACTGTCGTTCTTTTATCCAACATCCCTTTTCCAACCTGGATTGCTGTTGTTGACATACACCTTCTGTTTCCTGGTATATACATATGTGgccataaatatttttgtatttatcCTCTTttttcttgagcatgcatataaaTGTGCGTCATTTTgtataagaagaagaaacaaaaaggCACAAGTTCTTTTTGTGAGAAAAACACAAAACTTGTGTGTTGATATATTGAGAAGatagaaaaaaaattacaaaccCAAAGATAGGGTCAGATACAGCACAGCATGCTAAGCAACACAACATGCAAATAAGTGCCAGCCAAAATATCATCATCTTCGTCACGAATCGTAACCCAGCGCGAAGGTAAATGCAACACTATTGATCCAAAGCGCTGCCGACGAGATCCAGAGGAGACATCCTCGAACACCGCCGCCCACTTCCGATGTGCTGAGGTCCCGTCGAGATGCGCCTTGGCATCACAACAGGTAGATCGGATCAGGCCGTCGGAATGGCTGGCGATCCTAGCCCTCCCGATCGCCACCCCGATCTCTCCTCCGCAGTCAGCAACGTCGAGATCCTGGGACTCCTGAACTCCCGGAAGCCAGGCCCCCACTGGAGACGGGGTGGCCGCCGGCGAGCAGGCGCCCTTCTCGCCCGCTGGTATTTGGTTATTGCCCTCGCCATCGCCGGAGGCGCCGCCTCCGCCCCTGGCCCCGCCGCGGTCCGGGTCGCGGCACGGGCTCATAGGAGTCTTTGTGGAGTCCTGACTGTCGTTCTTTTATCCAACATCCCTTTTCCAACCTGGATTGCTGTTGTTGACATACACCTTCTGTTTCCTGGTATATACATATGTGgccataaatatttttgtatttatcCTCTTttttcttgagcatgcatataaaTGTGCGTCATTTTgtataagaagaagaaacaaaaaggCACAAGTTCTTTTTGTGAGAAAAACACAAAACTTGTGTGTTGATATATTGAGAAGatagaaaaaaaattacaaaccCAAAGATAGGGTCAGATACAGCACAGCATGCTAAGCAACACAACATGCAAATAAGTGCCAGCCAAAATATCATCATCTTCGTCACGAATCGTAACCCAGCGCGAAGGTAAATGCAACACTATTGATCCAAAGCGCTGCCGACGAGATCCAGAGGAGACATCCTCGAACACCGCCGCCCACTTCCGATGTGCTGAGGTCCCGTCGAGATGCGCCTTGGCATCACAACAGGTAGATCGGATCAGGCCGTCGGAATGGCTGGCGATCCTAGCCCTCCCGATCGCCACCCCGATCTCTCCTCCGCAGTCAGCAACGTCGAGATCCTGGGACTCCTGAACTCCCGGAAGCCAGGCCCCCACTGGAGACGGGGTGGCCGCCGGCGAGCAGGCGCCCTTCTCGCCCGCTGGTATTTGGTTATTGCCCTCGCCATCGCCGGAGGCGCCGCCTCCGCCCCTGGCCCCGCCGCGGTCCGGGTCGCGGCACGGGCTCATAGGAGTCTTTGTGGAGTCCTGACTGTCGTTCTTTTATCCAACATCCCTTTTCCAACCTGGATTGCTGTTGTTGACATACACCTTCTGTTTCCTGGTATATACATATGTGgccataaatatttttgtatttatcCTCTTttttcttgagcatgcatataaaTGTGCGTCATTTTgtataagaagaagaaacaaaaaggCACAAGTTCTTTTTGTGAGAAAAACACAAAACTTGTGTGTTGATATATTGAGAAGatagaaaaaaaattacaaaccCAAAGATAGGGTCAGATACAGCACAGCATGCTAAGCAACACAACATGCAAATAAGTGCCAGCCAAAATATCATCATCTTCGTCACGAATCGTAACCCAGCGCGAAGGTAAATGCAACACTATTGATCCAAAGCGCTGCCGACGAGATCCAGAGGAGACATCCTCGAACACCGCCGCCCACTTCCGATGTGCTGAGGTCCCGTCGAGATGCGCCTTGGCATCACAACAGGTAGATCGGATCAGGCCGTCGGAATGGCTGGCGATCCTAGCCCTCCCGATCGCCACCCCGATCTCTCCTCCGCAGTCAGCAACGTCGAGATCCTGGGACTCCTGAACTCCCGGAAGCCAGGCCCCCACTGGAGACGGGGTGGCCGCCGGCGAGCAGGCGCCCTTCTCGCCCGCTGGTATTTGGTTATTGCCCTCGCCATCGCCGGAGGCGCCGCCTCCGCCCCTGGCCCCGCCGCGGTCCGGGTCGCGGCACGGGCTCATAGGAGTCTTTGTGGAGTCCTGACTGTCGTTCTTTTATCCAACATCCCTTTTCCAACCTGGATTGCTGTTGTTGACATACACCTTCTGTTTCCTGGTATATACATATGTGgccataaatatttttgtatttatcCTCTTttttcttgagcatgcatataaaTGTGCGTCATTTTgtataagaagaagaaacaaaaaggCACAAGTTCTTTTTGTGAGAAAAACACAAAACTTGTGTGTTGATATATTGAGAAGatagaaaaaaaattacaaaccCAAAGATAGGGTCAGATACAGCACAGCATGCTAAGCAACACAACATGCAAATAAGTGCCAGCCAAAATATCATCATCTTCGTCA
This window encodes:
- the LOC123425147 gene encoding B3 domain-containing protein Os06g0194400-like isoform X1, with translation MADANSYEEQRRRQVEENKRKLEELRLHHLSAAVREAAAKPKLQKRKASKPRDAADDAPPRRSGRIATLPEQPDYRDNVKLGTGKPRQQKEVKPDHAYAIAKAEELRDELGSDYPTFVKTMPQSLTSLYIPAQFSMEHLPDRGMKLVLVDEEEEEFKVQYRPHSSSLVTGWSEFVMDNELVEGDCLVFQLIRRALFKVFIFRASSYYENDH
- the LOC123425147 gene encoding B3 domain-containing protein Os06g0194400-like isoform X2, with protein sequence MADANSYEEQRRRQVEENKRKLEELRLHHLSAAVREAAAKPKLKRKASKPRDAADDAPPRRSGRIATLPEQPDYRDNVKLGTGKPRQQKEVKPDHAYAIAKAEELRDELGSDYPTFVKTMPQSLTSLYIPAQFSMEHLPDRGMKLVLVDEEEEEFKVQYRPHSSSLVTGWSEFVMDNELVEGDCLVFQLIRRALFKVFIFRASSYYENDH